The bacterium DNA segment CGCGGAAGAGCTCGCCCGTGCCAGGGTCCCGGTGATTACGGGCCTCGGTCACGAAATCGACGAGGCCGTGGCCGACCTCGTGGCCCACACGAAGACCAAGACTCCGGCCCAGGCGGCGGAGTTCCTGGCCGCGCGAGTGCGCTCCGCGGACGTGCGTCTGACGGAGCTCACGGAGCGCGTTGTGAGAAGCGCTCGCGCACCTCTCGCGGCGGTGCGTGTGTCCCTGCAGAGGCTGAGCCGTGAGTTCTCCAGGGCTCGTTATCAGGTGACCGCAGGTGTTTCGCGGCTGAGCGTGCTGGTCCGCCGCCTTCGATCGGGCACGGGTGCGCGTCTCGCCGCGGCGGTTGGCCGTTCGAGCGCCCAGAGATCGCAGCTCCGGGCCGTGGCGTCCGTACGTGTTCGCCAGGCCGAAGCGAAGGTTGATCAGCTGGCAGTTCGGGCAAGTCGATCGTCACGCGCTGAGATGCGACGCCAGAGTGCCACCTTGACCAACCTCGAGCGCCTTTGCCGTCAGCTCTCACCGGAGCGAACGCTACGCCGGGGGTTCTCGATTACTCGTGACGAAGACGGTAAGGTGTTGCGAGCAGCTACGGATATTGCGCCCGGAAGCCGCCTTCAGACGCAGTTGGCCCGGGGAGTAGTCAATAGTCGAGTGGAGTCCCGATGAGCCCAGAGAGCGATACCAAAAAGAAAGACCTCGAACTCAGCTTCGGTGAAGCGATCTCCGAACTCGAGGAGATCTTGCAGCGAATCGAAGCCGAGGAGACCGACATCGACGAGCTCGCCGGTCAGCTCAAGAGGGCCACCGGTCTCTTGGATCTGTGTCGAGGGAAGATCCGCAAGGCCGAGACCGAGGTCAACCAAATTGTTGCCGATCTCGAGGCCGCCGAGGCCGGCGATGCGCCCGGGGGCGAAACGGAAGATGGCTAGTTGTTGAACCGCCAGACGAGCGGATCGGTTGTTTGCCCTTCCTGTGGCAAGCTGGTCGGGGTTCAGCAGGAAGCCTGCCCGTTCTGTGGCCGGAAGAACCCCGGAATGTGGGGTTTTGCGGGCGCCCTGCGCAGGCTGGATCTGGAGGATGGAGCCACTCACCTCATCGTCTGGGGATGCATAGTGCTCTACGTCCTGAGCCTCGTGGTTCAGCCTTCGGCGATCCGCTTCGAGGGGCTCTTCGGTTTGCTGTCGCCTGGGCGCGAGGCGCTGGTGCGGCTTGGTGCGAGCGGAGCTCTGCCGGTGGTGGTGGCGGGCCGATGGTGGACGGTTCTGACGGCCGGCTGGCTGCACGGGGGGCTGCTCCACATCTTCTTCAACATGATGTGGGTGCGTCAGTTGGCTCCGGCAACTACCCATCTCTACGGGCCGGGACGAATGCTCCTGATCTACTTGATCTCGTCGGTGGTTGGCTTCGTGGCCAGCTCCTTCGGTGGTGCGTACCTCTATCCACTGGCCTTTGTCATGGGGGGGTCTCCCTACGCGATCAGCGTCGGCGCGTCAGCGGCGGTGTTCGGACTACTGGGTGCAATGGTCTACGCCGGGCGTCGCGGTATCGCCGCGCATCTCGGTCGCCAAGCCTGGGGCTATGCAATTGCGCTCTTCGTTTTCGGGTTGATCGTGCCGGGCGTCGACAACTGGGCTCACCTGGGCGGTTTCGTCGGTGGTTTTGCGCTGGCTCG contains these protein-coding regions:
- a CDS encoding rhomboid family intramembrane serine protease, with protein sequence MNRQTSGSVVCPSCGKLVGVQQEACPFCGRKNPGMWGFAGALRRLDLEDGATHLIVWGCIVLYVLSLVVQPSAIRFEGLFGLLSPGREALVRLGASGALPVVVAGRWWTVLTAGWLHGGLLHIFFNMMWVRQLAPATTHLYGPGRMLLIYLISSVVGFVASSFGGAYLYPLAFVMGGSPYAISVGASAAVFGLLGAMVYAGRRGIAAHLGRQAWGYAIALFVFGLIVPGVDNWAHLGGFVGGFALARMLNPSLPEKLDHTVAAVVILIVTLAAIGLSFVVGFG
- the xseB gene encoding exodeoxyribonuclease VII small subunit, encoding MSPESDTKKKDLELSFGEAISELEEILQRIEAEETDIDELAGQLKRATGLLDLCRGKIRKAETEVNQIVADLEAAEAGDAPGGETEDG